A portion of the Streptomyces sp. NBC_00376 genome contains these proteins:
- a CDS encoding FAD/NAD(P)-binding protein, translating into MSGTPALVVIGAGPRGTGLIERIAANAPALYGDRPLTIHLVDPYPPGGGRIWRHDQSPLLWMNSMAEDVTMFTDDTVRQEGPVRPGPALHTWAADIRDGRATLPDGAEAEPELLDEIKALEGTDFPSRRLQSVYLRWVYEQAVAALPEGVTVHWHRGTALRVTGPREGRQQVWLEGRGTPLLADAVAVTIGHLDAEPEPEQVELADFADRHGLVHLPPDFTADADLSEVPAGEPVIVRGFGLAFVDLMVLLTEGRGGRYEDGEYVPSGREPLLHIGSRRGVPYHSKIGYAWEGERPPLPRFLGPELTEALLQADRPVDFRRDVWPHVDKELGYAHYHRLFTAHPERTTGDWAGFEAEYAAADPAGPELAALVAAAVPDPEDRLDLEALDHPLEGVRHPSFDALQEGLRDYITADLERRHDPGRSPDLAVFLGLLSAYGQLIRLGDIGGWWHGFFSYLASGPPGPRLHQLLALSRAGVVRFLGAGMTVEADERRGLFLAGSATVPGQRIAARTLVEARLPDPTLERTRSPLLRELHEDGAAATATGLLRVAPDSGRILGRDGRPHPRRFALGPFTTARAGGAFTRPRTGGPAFRQNDATARTALVLLRDLAPSDG; encoded by the coding sequence GTGAGCGGGACACCGGCGCTCGTCGTCATAGGCGCCGGACCGCGCGGCACCGGCCTGATCGAGCGCATCGCCGCCAACGCCCCCGCCCTGTACGGGGACCGCCCGCTGACCATTCACCTCGTCGACCCGTATCCGCCCGGCGGCGGACGGATCTGGCGGCACGACCAGTCGCCGCTGCTCTGGATGAACTCCATGGCCGAGGACGTCACGATGTTCACCGACGACACCGTCCGGCAGGAAGGGCCGGTCCGTCCCGGCCCCGCGCTGCACACCTGGGCGGCGGACATCCGGGACGGGCGCGCGACACTCCCGGACGGGGCCGAGGCGGAGCCCGAACTCCTCGACGAGATAAAGGCGTTGGAGGGTACCGACTTCCCGAGCAGACGGCTGCAGAGCGTCTATTTGCGCTGGGTGTACGAGCAGGCCGTGGCCGCCCTCCCGGAAGGTGTCACCGTCCACTGGCACCGGGGCACCGCCCTGCGGGTCACCGGGCCGCGCGAGGGCCGCCAGCAGGTCTGGCTGGAGGGACGCGGCACACCGCTGCTCGCCGATGCCGTAGCCGTCACCATCGGCCACCTCGACGCCGAACCGGAGCCGGAGCAGGTCGAGTTGGCCGACTTCGCGGACCGGCACGGGCTCGTCCACCTGCCGCCGGACTTCACCGCCGACGCCGACCTGAGCGAGGTGCCCGCGGGCGAGCCGGTCATCGTACGGGGCTTCGGACTCGCCTTCGTCGACCTGATGGTGCTGCTCACCGAGGGCCGCGGCGGACGGTACGAGGACGGCGAGTACGTGCCGTCCGGCCGGGAGCCCCTGCTCCACATCGGATCGCGCCGGGGCGTCCCGTACCACTCCAAGATCGGCTACGCCTGGGAGGGCGAACGGCCGCCGCTGCCGCGCTTCCTCGGCCCGGAGCTGACCGAGGCGCTGTTGCAGGCGGACCGGCCGGTCGACTTCCGGCGCGACGTATGGCCACATGTCGACAAAGAGCTCGGCTATGCCCACTACCACCGGCTCTTCACCGCCCACCCCGAGCGCACCACCGGCGACTGGGCCGGCTTCGAGGCGGAGTACGCCGCCGCCGACCCGGCAGGTCCCGAACTGGCCGCCCTCGTCGCCGCAGCCGTCCCCGACCCGGAGGACCGGCTCGACCTCGAAGCGCTCGACCACCCCCTGGAAGGGGTGCGCCATCCCTCGTTCGACGCGCTCCAGGAGGGGCTGCGCGACTACATCACCGCCGACCTGGAACGCCGCCACGACCCCGGCCGCAGCCCGGACCTCGCCGTCTTCCTCGGACTGCTGTCCGCCTACGGGCAGTTGATCCGGCTCGGCGACATCGGCGGCTGGTGGCACGGCTTCTTCAGCTATCTCGCCTCCGGCCCGCCCGGACCCCGGCTGCACCAGCTCCTCGCGCTTTCCCGGGCCGGGGTCGTCCGCTTCCTCGGCGCCGGAATGACCGTCGAGGCCGACGAGCGGCGGGGCCTGTTCCTGGCGGGCAGCGCCACCGTGCCGGGACAGCGGATAGCGGCCCGCACCCTGGTCGAGGCCCGGCTGCCCGACCCCACCCTGGAACGCACCCGCAGCCCGCTGCTCCGGGAGCTGCACGAGGACGGGGCCGCCGCCACCGCCACCGGGCTGCTCCGGGTCGCCCCCGACAGCGGCCGGATCCTGGGCCGTGACGGCCGGCCGCACCCGCGCCGCTTCGCGCTCGGCCCGTTCACCACCGCCCGCGCGGGCGGGGCGTTCACCCGGCCGCGCACCGGCGGTCCGGCCTTCCGGCAGAACGACGCCACCGCCCGCACGGCGCTCGTCCTCCTGAGGGACCTCGCCCCCAGCGACGGCTGA
- a CDS encoding amino acid ABC transporter permease — MTLTSDPPVDKATGPYVAPPADDGHDALTVVPLRHPWRWAAVAATAVVLAQFLHGLVTNPGWEWDVFAQFFTAGTVLKAVWVTLRLTFYGTVLGFALGIVLAFMRLSASPFLSAVAHAYIWAFRSIPLIVQLLFWFNLAYLYKELQFGIPFGPGFFSFDTMNLVGAMSAAVLGLALHQAAYAAEIVRGGVLAVDAGQSEAAAALGIPRHRQLRRIVLPQAMRSILPNAANEIISLFKGTSIVSVMAIGELFHQVQVVYGRNGRVVPLLMVATVWYILLTTVLSVLQHYVERHYAKGATR, encoded by the coding sequence ATGACCCTCACCAGCGATCCACCCGTCGACAAGGCGACAGGACCATATGTCGCCCCGCCCGCCGACGACGGCCACGACGCGCTCACCGTCGTACCCCTGCGCCACCCCTGGCGCTGGGCCGCCGTCGCCGCCACCGCCGTCGTACTCGCCCAGTTCCTGCACGGTCTGGTCACCAACCCGGGCTGGGAGTGGGACGTCTTCGCCCAGTTCTTCACCGCCGGGACCGTCCTCAAGGCCGTCTGGGTCACCCTCCGACTGACCTTCTACGGCACGGTCCTCGGCTTCGCGCTCGGCATCGTGCTCGCCTTCATGCGGCTGTCGGCCAGCCCGTTCCTCAGCGCGGTCGCCCACGCGTACATCTGGGCGTTCCGCTCGATCCCGCTCATCGTCCAGCTGCTCTTCTGGTTCAACCTCGCCTATCTCTACAAGGAGTTGCAGTTCGGCATCCCGTTCGGGCCCGGCTTCTTCTCCTTCGACACGATGAACCTGGTCGGCGCGATGAGCGCGGCCGTCCTCGGTCTCGCACTGCACCAGGCCGCCTACGCGGCGGAGATCGTCCGCGGCGGGGTACTGGCCGTGGACGCCGGCCAGTCGGAGGCCGCCGCGGCGCTCGGGATCCCCCGGCACCGGCAGCTGCGCCGGATCGTGCTCCCACAGGCGATGCGCTCCATCCTGCCGAACGCCGCCAACGAGATCATCTCGCTCTTCAAGGGCACCTCGATCGTCTCCGTGATGGCGATCGGCGAACTCTTCCACCAGGTCCAGGTCGTCTACGGGCGCAACGGCAGGGTCGTGCCCCTGCTGATGGTCGCGACGGTCTGGTACATCCTCCTGACCACCGTGCTCTCCGTCCTCCAGCACTACGTCGAACGTCACTACGCCAAGGGGGCCACGCGATGA
- a CDS encoding amino acid ABC transporter ATP-binding protein, translating to MVEIRSVHKSFGDLEVLRGIDLSVRAGEVTVVLGPSGSGKSTLLRTINHLEKVDHGWISVDGTLVGYRRAGDKLYELREREVLRRRTRIGFVFQNFNLFPHLTVLENITEAPVAALGRPKKEAVAAAEKLLARVGLAEKADAYPKQLSGGQQQRVAIARALALEPKLLLFDEPTSALDPELVGEVLDVIKDLALQGTTMIVVTHEIGFAREVADTVVFMDEGRIVEQGAPGDVLDRPKHERTRAFLSKVL from the coding sequence ATGGTCGAGATCCGCTCCGTCCACAAGAGCTTCGGCGACCTCGAAGTGCTGCGCGGCATCGACCTGTCCGTACGGGCGGGAGAGGTCACCGTCGTCCTCGGCCCGTCCGGCTCCGGCAAGTCCACACTGCTGCGAACCATCAACCACCTGGAGAAGGTCGACCACGGCTGGATCAGCGTCGACGGCACCCTGGTCGGCTACCGCAGGGCCGGCGACAAGCTGTACGAGCTCCGCGAGCGCGAGGTGCTGCGCCGGCGCACCCGGATCGGCTTCGTCTTCCAGAACTTCAATCTCTTCCCGCACCTGACCGTGCTGGAGAACATCACCGAGGCCCCGGTCGCCGCCCTCGGCCGCCCGAAGAAGGAGGCCGTGGCCGCCGCGGAGAAGCTGCTCGCCCGGGTCGGGCTCGCCGAGAAGGCGGACGCCTACCCCAAGCAGCTCTCCGGGGGACAGCAGCAGCGGGTCGCCATCGCCCGCGCGCTGGCCCTCGAACCGAAACTGCTGCTCTTCGACGAGCCGACCTCGGCGCTCGACCCCGAGCTGGTAGGCGAAGTCCTCGACGTCATCAAGGACCTGGCGCTCCAGGGCACCACCATGATCGTCGTCACGCACGAGATCGGCTTCGCCCGCGAGGTCGCCGACACCGTCGTCTTCATGGACGAGGGCCGGATCGTCGAGCAGGGCGCCCCCGGCGACGTACTCGACCGTCCGAAGCACGAGCGCACCCGCGCCTTCCTGTCCAAGGTCCTGTGA
- a CDS encoding ABC transporter substrate-binding protein produces the protein MPRTRHTAAFALITVAALSLTACGSGDPAAAPAGAAAADKGEVPTTDVVSSVRKDGAAAKLLPADVRAAGTLTIAASVSNPPGATYLADGRTVAGTDIDFADAVARKLGLRLTREVASFEAILPALGSGKYDVGTGNFGVTEERRRTIDFVTYINDGQGFAVRDDSELKKVTDLTRLCGLTVGTGAGTTFEVTLEENRHLCADAGRKPYDVKTYNDQGATWASLQQGRSDVVMSTINGLRYAVRQQEGVRFLNEFKRLDVGFAFKKGTALAPAFQAAVNSLKADGTYDRILKKWGISASAIKASQISPPEIK, from the coding sequence ATGCCCCGGACCCGGCACACCGCTGCCTTCGCACTGATCACCGTCGCCGCTCTCTCCCTCACCGCGTGCGGGTCCGGTGATCCGGCGGCCGCACCGGCCGGCGCCGCCGCCGCGGACAAGGGCGAGGTGCCGACGACCGATGTCGTCTCCTCGGTACGCAAGGACGGGGCGGCGGCGAAGCTGCTGCCCGCCGACGTCCGCGCCGCCGGGACCCTGACCATCGCCGCGAGCGTCAGCAACCCGCCGGGCGCCACCTACCTCGCGGACGGCAGGACGGTGGCCGGCACGGACATCGACTTCGCGGACGCGGTGGCCAGGAAACTCGGGCTGCGCCTCACCCGCGAAGTGGCCTCCTTCGAGGCGATCCTCCCGGCGCTGGGCAGCGGGAAGTACGACGTGGGCACCGGGAATTTCGGGGTGACCGAGGAGCGCCGCAGGACGATCGACTTCGTCACGTACATCAATGACGGTCAGGGCTTCGCGGTCCGTGACGACAGCGAGCTGAAGAAGGTCACCGATCTCACCCGGCTCTGCGGCCTGACCGTGGGCACCGGCGCGGGCACCACCTTCGAGGTGACCCTGGAGGAGAACCGGCATCTGTGCGCCGACGCGGGCAGGAAGCCGTACGACGTGAAGACGTACAACGACCAGGGCGCCACCTGGGCCTCGCTCCAGCAGGGCCGCAGCGATGTGGTGATGTCCACCATCAACGGGCTGCGGTACGCGGTGCGACAGCAGGAGGGCGTGCGCTTCCTCAACGAGTTCAAGCGCCTCGACGTCGGCTTCGCCTTCAAGAAGGGCACCGCGCTGGCACCCGCCTTCCAGGCCGCGGTGAACAGTCTGAAGGCGGACGGCACCTACGACCGGATCCTGAAGAAGTGGGGCATCAGCGCTTCGGCGATCAAGGCCTCGCAGATCTCGCCGCCCGAGATCAAGTGA
- a CDS encoding cell division protein SepF: protein MGSVRKASAWLGLVEDNDERYYDDEYAEGAQTGTGGQAWVTDPRVQVASETAEETGRRIATVTPDSFRDARAIGELFRDGVPVIVNLTTMDPTDAKRVVDFAAGLIFGLRGSIERVATRVFLLTPADTQVVSETAGRSADGFFNQS, encoded by the coding sequence ATGGGATCGGTGCGCAAGGCGAGTGCCTGGCTGGGCCTCGTGGAGGACAACGACGAGCGGTACTACGACGACGAGTACGCCGAGGGCGCGCAGACCGGGACCGGTGGCCAGGCATGGGTGACGGACCCCCGGGTGCAGGTCGCGTCCGAGACGGCCGAGGAGACGGGGCGCCGGATCGCCACCGTCACCCCGGACAGCTTCCGTGACGCACGGGCCATCGGAGAGCTCTTCCGGGACGGCGTCCCGGTGATCGTCAACCTCACGACCATGGACCCCACCGACGCGAAGCGCGTCGTGGACTTCGCCGCCGGGCTGATCTTCGGACTGCGCGGCTCGATCGAGCGCGTGGCCACCCGGGTCTTCCTGCTGACCCCGGCCGACACCCAGGTGGTCAGCGAAACCGCCGGCCGGTCGGCCGACGGCTTCTTCAACCAGAGCTGA
- a CDS encoding DUF5685 family protein has product MFGIVRPCTHRLSEGLRTEWMAHLCGLCLALRSDHGQFARIVTNYDGLIVSVLTEAQSERTTGWRRTAGPCPLRAMRTAPVARGEGARLAAAVSLVLASAKVRDHVADGDGLLRRRPVAAAARRVAAGWDRAGARTGAQLGFDTALLVDAVDRQTGIELIAGPGTPLLTVTEPTETATAAAFAHTAVLAGKPQNAEPLAEAGRLFGRLAHLLDAVEDQEADAASGAWNPLTATGTSRAEARRLCDDALHGVRLALRDAEFTDGKLAHVLLAHELRQSVDRAFGTTACSHQPGAVLLDGTGGPSAARPAGSFGPVPGNPYAPSPGGPAGPPQPPPEPPRDRRGLIMGCLVWAGLACTCQMCCGTFEDPWSHQRREGLCSQCDCGDVCDACDCCSNCGDCCDGCDCCDCDCSC; this is encoded by the coding sequence GTGTTCGGAATAGTCAGGCCCTGCACCCATCGGCTGTCCGAGGGGCTCAGGACCGAGTGGATGGCCCATCTCTGCGGGCTCTGCCTCGCACTTCGCTCCGATCACGGGCAATTCGCCCGGATCGTTACGAACTATGACGGCCTGATTGTTTCTGTTCTGACGGAGGCTCAGTCCGAGCGCACCACCGGATGGCGCCGCACGGCGGGGCCCTGCCCGCTGCGCGCCATGCGGACCGCCCCGGTCGCCCGCGGCGAGGGCGCCAGGCTGGCCGCCGCCGTCTCCCTGGTGCTGGCCTCGGCGAAGGTCCGGGACCACGTCGCGGACGGGGACGGCCTGTTGAGGCGCCGTCCGGTCGCCGCCGCCGCGCGCCGGGTCGCCGCGGGCTGGGACCGGGCCGGCGCGCGCACCGGCGCCCAGCTCGGCTTCGATACCGCGCTGCTCGTGGATGCCGTCGACCGGCAGACCGGCATCGAGCTCATCGCCGGTCCCGGCACCCCGCTGCTCACGGTCACCGAACCCACGGAGACCGCCACCGCGGCCGCCTTCGCCCACACCGCGGTGCTCGCGGGCAAGCCGCAGAACGCGGAGCCGCTCGCCGAGGCCGGCCGCCTCTTCGGGCGGCTGGCGCATCTGCTGGACGCCGTGGAGGACCAGGAGGCCGACGCCGCGTCGGGTGCCTGGAACCCGCTCACCGCCACCGGCACCTCTCGGGCGGAGGCCCGGCGGCTGTGCGACGACGCGCTGCACGGCGTACGGCTGGCGCTGCGCGACGCGGAATTCACCGACGGCAAGCTGGCCCATGTGCTGCTGGCGCACGAACTGCGGCAGTCGGTGGACCGGGCCTTCGGCACCACGGCGTGCTCGCACCAGCCGGGCGCTGTGCTCCTGGACGGAACTGGCGGCCCGTCAGCCGCGCGGCCGGCCGGGTCCTTCGGGCCGGTGCCGGGCAATCCGTACGCGCCGAGTCCGGGCGGTCCCGCCGGTCCGCCGCAGCCGCCGCCCGAGCCGCCGCGCGACCGGCGCGGTCTGATCATGGGCTGCCTGGTGTGGGCGGGGCTGGCCTGCACCTGCCAGATGTGCTGCGGCACCTTCGAGGACCCGTGGAGCCACCAGCGCCGCGAAGGACTCTGCAGCCAGTGCGACTGCGGCGACGTCTGCGATGCCTGTGACTGCTGCAGCAACTGCGGGGACTGCTGCGACGGGTGCGACTGCTGCGACTGCGACTGCAGCTGCTGA
- a CDS encoding amino acid ABC transporter permease, with the protein MPAQTDTLLPSPAAPLAKSDGTDRLRIVPVRRTGQWAAAVAVLALLALVLESVVRNDAFQWDVVADYFTTTAVLRGLGLTLWLTALVMVLGFALGTLLAVLRLSANRVLQAVSWGYVWLFRSTPILVQLLFWFNIGALYPEILGVRTVNLLGPVTVAVIGLTLHEAAYAAEVVRGGILSVERGQIEAAQSLGLGPWRRFHRIVLPQAMRSIVPPAGNMLIGTLKGTSIVSIIAVQDLLYSVQLVYHRTYQVIPLLLVATIWYAVVTSLLGIGQHYVERHYARGTAGAR; encoded by the coding sequence ATGCCCGCGCAGACAGATACCCTCCTTCCCTCTCCCGCCGCACCGCTCGCCAAGAGCGACGGAACCGACCGGCTCCGGATCGTCCCGGTGCGCCGAACCGGCCAGTGGGCGGCGGCCGTTGCCGTCCTGGCGCTGCTCGCGCTGGTACTGGAATCCGTCGTCCGCAACGACGCCTTCCAGTGGGATGTCGTCGCCGACTACTTCACCACCACCGCGGTGCTGCGCGGCCTCGGCCTCACGCTCTGGCTCACGGCACTGGTCATGGTGCTCGGCTTCGCCCTCGGTACCCTGCTGGCCGTCCTCCGGCTCTCCGCCAACCGCGTTCTCCAGGCGGTCAGTTGGGGGTACGTCTGGCTGTTCAGGTCCACCCCGATCCTGGTCCAGCTGCTGTTCTGGTTCAACATCGGCGCGCTGTACCCGGAGATCCTCGGCGTCCGCACGGTGAACCTCCTGGGCCCGGTCACGGTCGCCGTCATCGGGCTCACCCTGCACGAGGCCGCGTACGCCGCCGAAGTCGTCCGCGGCGGCATCCTCTCCGTCGAACGCGGACAGATCGAGGCCGCCCAGTCGCTCGGCCTCGGGCCCTGGCGCCGGTTCCACCGCATCGTCCTCCCGCAGGCGATGCGCTCCATCGTCCCGCCCGCCGGGAACATGCTGATCGGCACCCTCAAGGGCACCTCGATCGTCAGCATCATCGCGGTACAGGACCTGCTCTACTCCGTGCAGCTCGTGTACCACCGCACCTACCAGGTCATCCCACTGCTGCTGGTCGCCACCATCTGGTACGCCGTGGTCACCTCGCTGCTCGGCATCGGCCAGCACTACGTCGAGCGGCACTACGCGCGCGGCACGGCGGGTGCCCGGTGA
- a CDS encoding acyl-CoA dehydrogenase family protein, with amino-acid sequence MSTTESSKLPPFDPADPIGIDDLLSAEDLAIRQTVRDWAADRILPHIAEWYESGELPGIRELARELGSLGALGMSLQGYGCAGATAVQYGLACLELEAADSGIRSLVSVQGSLAMYAIHRFGSEEQRQRWLPGMAAGEIIGCFGLTEPDHGSDPAGMRTYAKRDGGDWVLTGRKMWITNGSVAGVAVVWAQTDDGIRGFAVPTDTPGFSAPEIKHKWSLRASVTSELVLDEVRLPADAVLPGVTGLRGPLSCLSHARYGIVWGAMGAARASFEAAVDYARTREQFDRPIGGFQLTQAKLADMAVELHKGILLAHHLGRRMDAGRLRPEQVSFGKLNNVREAIDICRTSRTILGANGISLEYPVMRHATNLESVLTYEGTVEMHQLVLGKALTGLDAFR; translated from the coding sequence ATGTCCACCACCGAGTCGTCGAAGCTCCCGCCCTTCGACCCCGCCGACCCGATCGGCATCGACGATCTGCTCAGCGCCGAGGACCTCGCGATCCGCCAGACCGTCCGGGACTGGGCCGCCGACCGGATCCTGCCGCACATCGCCGAGTGGTACGAGAGCGGCGAGCTGCCCGGCATCCGCGAGCTGGCCCGTGAGCTCGGTTCGCTCGGCGCGCTCGGCATGTCCCTCCAGGGGTACGGCTGCGCGGGCGCCACCGCCGTCCAGTACGGACTGGCCTGCCTGGAGCTGGAGGCGGCCGACTCCGGGATCCGCTCCCTGGTCTCCGTGCAGGGCTCGCTCGCCATGTACGCCATCCACCGCTTCGGCTCCGAGGAGCAGCGGCAGCGCTGGCTGCCGGGCATGGCGGCCGGCGAGATCATCGGCTGCTTCGGCCTCACCGAGCCGGACCACGGCTCCGACCCGGCCGGGATGCGTACCTACGCCAAGCGCGATGGCGGGGACTGGGTGCTCACCGGCCGCAAGATGTGGATCACCAACGGCTCGGTCGCCGGGGTCGCCGTCGTCTGGGCGCAGACCGACGACGGAATCCGCGGATTCGCCGTGCCGACCGACACCCCGGGCTTCTCGGCGCCCGAGATCAAGCACAAGTGGTCGCTGCGCGCCTCGGTCACCAGCGAGCTGGTCCTGGACGAGGTGCGGCTGCCCGCCGACGCAGTGCTCCCGGGCGTCACCGGTCTGCGCGGCCCGCTCAGCTGTCTCAGCCATGCCCGCTACGGCATTGTCTGGGGTGCGATGGGCGCGGCCCGCGCCAGCTTCGAGGCGGCCGTGGACTACGCGAGGACCAGGGAACAGTTCGACCGGCCGATCGGCGGCTTCCAGCTCACCCAGGCCAAGCTCGCGGACATGGCCGTGGAGCTGCACAAGGGCATCCTGCTCGCCCACCATCTGGGCCGGCGGATGGACGCGGGCAGGCTCCGCCCGGAGCAGGTCAGTTTCGGAAAGCTCAACAATGTGCGGGAGGCGATCGACATCTGCCGTACCTCGCGCACGATCCTCGGCGCCAACGGGATCTCGCTGGAGTACCCGGTGATGCGCCATGCGACGAATCTGGAGTCGGTGCTCACCTACGAGGGAACCGTGGAGATGCACCAGCTGGTGCTGGGCAAGGCGCTCACCGGTCTCGACGCGTTCCGCTAG